One Mustelus asterias unplaced genomic scaffold, sMusAst1.hap1.1 HAP1_SCAFFOLD_311, whole genome shotgun sequence genomic window, AACAATCACACCACACATGTACCAGACAAagaccatttccagcaagagagaatctaaccattgtcccttgaccTTAAATGAAATTATATCAATATCTTTGTGATTACCTTCAATTGGACAAGCAATGTAATACAAGGGCTACAAGGCAGGTCAGAGACACAGAATCCCATGGTGAGTAACAAAGATCCTGACTGCCAAACACTGTtcaccatctaccaggcacaaatcaggagtatgatggattaatctccacttgcctgggttaaTGCAgcaccagcaacactcaagaggttTGACACCATCCCGGACAAAGCATCCCTCATGATTGACATCCCATCTGTAAACACACATGCCCttgaccactgacacacagtggcagcagtacttACTACCTCCAAGATGAGCTACTGGAACTCACAAATGTTCCTTCCGTCGCATCTTTCAAACCAAAGAGCACTACCGTCtagagaaggacaagaacagttgACTCATGGAAACACCATTAAATGGaccttcccctccaagtcacttaccattctcacttgggaatatatcgctgttccttcattgtggctGGATTCATTCTGTATCTGTCATTCTCTGGTGCAATATATCTGTACCATATGCCATATGTATCTTGCATTTTTTGCTGCAGGATGCATGTTGCATCATTATTTGAACCTGTGTTTGGAACAGTAGTTGAGCAAGGGATTTTGTGCATCAGTTACTTTCTGATACTCCAAGTGAATTTGGGACTCATTCTGAATCTCTTAAGAATAGCATGTGTGAACATTCAAAAtctgagcaggaatagaccactcgagtctgctcctccattctataacatcatggctgatctgatttgaaCATCGACTCCACACTCCTGCCTAACCTTAATACCTTTTACCTCTTTGCTTATCAACAATCTATCTACCTTTGGCTTAAAGACTCCAtttcagttagtgtgtgtgtgtttgtgtgtgtgaccatCAGTCAGCGCTATTGTATATGAATTTAAACACAATTCTGAATAGGAATCTTTCTGGTACCACACGAGTGCAGTATTCAGTATTTTCTGAAATTGTATGAGTTTGGCAGGCATTCTGATCTGCCACAAAGATGGAATATTAGGGTAGGAtttatgtttctctctctggtACCATACGTGATTTGGGGTTCATTCAGCATCTGAGTATATCTGCTGCTGTTTCTAAAGGGTGCAAATCATGTGTATTGGTCAGACTGTcataatgtgtgtgagtgtgggatcattctgaatctgtcactggtaCTCAGTGTCTGGGATACTGCTATGTAAGTGTGATAATCAGATGTAACtttcagtccctggtgctgtgtgtgcaGCATGAGATTCATTCATCTAACACTGAGCACATGTTTGAGAATTATCGTGTGTATGTCAGAGTCTATGACTCAATGTGAGCATGGGATTCATCATGTAATCTTCAATCTATTTATAAGTTTGGATTCATTCTATATAAATTTCCAGCAAAACAACAGGCCACTGATGTGGTAGGTTTGAAGCAAACAATGTATGTGAATTTCGGCCCAACATTAAATCTGTGTCACTCTGAACACAATTGTAAAAGATAATGTATCCTTCAATCTGATACTGGATTGCTATGCAAGCTTCACTCAGGTTGTTCACACTGATTTGATCTGTGACACTCAGCCTGATTCTGAGGAAGAATTTTGACATGAATGTAAAAGGAAACTCAGTCTGGAATTCATGTAGTATCGTCCATCTGGCTCAGTGTGAGTGGGGAGTTAGGATTAGTTAATAAGCTATAGTTCAATTCAAAGTAATCAAATTGATGTTGTAACTTTAAGTTTCATAATCTGGGTGAGTTTTCAACTGGAATCTGAATTTGTATCTCAGGTTATACGAGCTCTCAGAATATCTCAATCTGAGAATGTATTTGAGATTAGGCTTTGTATCGAATGTATTTGTGAGGATACAAACTATGGGCCACTTTTAAACCCCTGATGTGGGTGGTATTTAACTCGAATCTCAGTGTACATTATTAAGGTGCATTGTGTAACTTTTAACCGAAAACCATTTGTCAGTTTGATCAGATATTGAATTTGGAGCTGTGGCTGCTCTATTGTGGGATTGACACAGTGATGATCCAATATTAGGTGAGAATTTGGACTGGGATTTATGGATCCCCCTATCAATGGCACTgagtttgatttgatgtattggtatacagtgaaaggtattgcttcttgcgtaaaACGGAcgaatcataccgttcatagagtagaggggagaaggaaaggagagggtgcagactgtagtgttaaaaattcatttaccaggagtggggttcgaacccacgcagacatatggCCATTGGATCTtaagccttaaccactcggccattctGGTACGAGAACTGGCTGTCAAATAGGCACATCATCTGTCTCTCCTGCTGTTTGGGTCTGTGGAATTGAtcagctgtctgtgtctctgagcTGTCAGTGACAATGTAcggactgtgtgtgagaaggagtTGGCGACAATTTCCCCTGTAACTTGTGTGGAGGAAATATCACGTTTGTTTTGGATCTGTCAAATATTTGTCTGGGAAACAAAGTACATTTAATATCTCAAATCCAGATTCCGTCAGTTTAATCTCTATGAATAATCATTGTGAGCGGTTTGTGAGGCTGCAGCCAGACTCTAGCTCTGATTGGTCACTCACATTTCAATCACATTCCTAACCAATCGGGGTGACAGGTCGAAGAAATGGGAGGGTTTGATTGGTTCACATTTTCAAACTGGAAAAACCCGCCAATTTCAGTgcagaaaaaaataaaaaataacggaacgcctgaatgttcaggaaactatttcaatctcacactttataatctgtttattgtattttcccTCACAGAATCCTGGCGCTATTGTAGGAACAGTTTGAATTTCTCAATCTCTTATCTATAACCCGCGGTAATCAGACCCCGTTCAGCAATTTAAAACGGAGCAAATCTTAGCTCAGtgaaaaaagcagaaccaaagagATCACCAACCAACCCCTTCACACAGGcttcacagggacagagggaaacgGCTGATTTCTGATCCTATCCCCTGAAAGCGGCCGAGAATGTTACAATGGGAAGTGCGGAGAGAATCCCTGACTCTATCCCGCCGGTGGAACAAGGCAGCTTTGTCACCGGAGAAGGAGGAGGGCCTGGGGGAGACAGATCTGAAAAGCGCTGCAATGGACTCAGGTCCTGTGTGTGCAGAAATCTCAGTGATTCCGTCCTCTGGGAAAGCTGCGGAATAAACAGATCAGCCCGAGAATAACCTCTTCATTCCCGCCTTTACTCTGTTCCGGGAGCGGCTCCCAGATCGCCcgagaaaaaaataataatttaattcAGAGTCGTGAAACTCTGAATATAGTTATAATCAAATTTAAATAATTACCTCCTGATATTTTTTCTGCCCATTGTCCGTGACGATCACCAGACTGGGATTTAAAATCTGCTCTCAGTTCAGTTTGATTGTCCCTtcaatgtgaaagtgtgtgtgaggggtggataTGAATTCCCATTCACAGCATTCCGGAAAGGGACAAATCTCTACCCTCCAGAAAGACATTTCTCATTCACTCAATAAGGGAAAAGATGGCGCAGCTTTTTCACAGAGATTGtgggtggctcttaaaagagccgttgtgtttggggtgtttttcagtccatgggggagttttacttggagctggtgtacttggtcaccgcctttgtccctTCCGACACGGCGTGCTTAGCCAGTTCtccgggcagcagcaggcgcacggcggtctggatctcccgggagctgatggtgctgcgcttgttgtaatgggccaggcgggaagcctcacccgcgatgcgctcgaaaatatcgttcacgaacgagttcatgatgctcatggctttggaggagatgccggtgtcggggtgaacctgcttcatcactttgtagatgtagatggagtaactctccttcctcgACTTTCGTCGCTTCTTGCCGCCCTTTGTTCCCGGTTTCTTAATCACTTTCTTCGCTCCCTTCTTGGGAGCTGGTTTCGATGTTGGTTTCTTCTCATCAGCCATCTTCAATTTCACGCAGAAATAAAGCAAACCCCTTCCGAGCGCTGATTAAATAGACAGTCCCACAGAACTATGCTAATGAGGAATTG contains:
- the LOC144486284 gene encoding histone H2B 5-like gives rise to the protein MLDIIVKAPKKGAKKVIKKPGTKGGKKRRKSRKESYSIYIYKVMKQVHPDTGISSKAMSIMNSFVNDIFERIAGEASRLAHYNKRSTISSREIQTAVRLLLPGELAKHAVSEGTKAVTKYTSSK